One Cucumis sativus cultivar 9930 chromosome 1, Cucumber_9930_V3, whole genome shotgun sequence DNA segment encodes these proteins:
- the LOC101220926 gene encoding lysine histidine transporter 2, with the protein MEINHNGEDQQQIKPTTDQVKKVDLNDWLPITQSRNGNWWYSAFHNVTAMVGAGVLGLPYAMSQLGWGPGVAVIILSWIITLYTLWQMVEMHEEVPGKRFDRYHELGQRAFGEKMGLWVVVPQQLMVEVGVNIVYMITGGNSLKKIHDLACPDCKPIKTTYFIMIFASVHFFLSHLPSFDSITLVSLAAAVMSLSYSTIAWAASAHKGVVPDVSYGHRATTTAGNVFNFLSGLGDVAFAYAGHNVVLEIQATIPSTPDCPSKKPMWKGVVVAYLVVALCYFPVAFVGYLVFGDSVQDNILISLNRPVWLIIAANLFVVIHVIGSYQIFAMPVFDMLESFLVKQMKFQPSRCLRFVTRTTYVALTMLVAMTFPFFGGLLSFFGGFAFAPTTYYLPCIMWLAIKKPKRYSLSWFINWICIIIGVLLMVLAPIGALRNIILQAKTFNFFS; encoded by the exons ATGGAGATCAACCACAATGGAGAAGATCAACAGCAGATCAAACCCACGACGGATCAGGTCAAGAAAGTTGATTTGAACGACTGGCTTCCGATCACCCAATCCAGAAACGGAAATTGGTGGTACTCTGCTTTTCACAATGTCACTGCCATGGTCGGCGCCGGAGTTCTTGGTCTCCCTTACGCCATGTCGCAGCTCGGCTG GGGACCGGGAGTGGCGGTGATAATATTATCATGGATAATAACGTTGTACACACTATGGCAAATGGTGGAGATGCACGAGGAGGTACCAGGGAAGAGATTCGACAGGTACCATGAGTTAGGGCAGCGCGCTTTCGGGGAGAAGATGGGTCTATGGGTGGTGGTGCCACAACAGCTAATGGTGGAAGTTGGTGTGAACATTGTGTACATGATTACTGGTGGCAACTCTTTGAAGAAGATCCATGACTTGGCTTGCCCTGACTGCAAGCCCATCAAGACCACTTACTTCATCATGATCTTTGCTTCTGttcacttctttctttcccatCTCCCTAGCTTCGACTCCATCACTCTTGTCTCTCTTGCTGCTGCTGTCATGTCCTTGAG TTATTCAACAATAGCATGGGCGGCATCAGCACACAAGGGTGTAGTTCCAGACGTTAGCTACGGGCACAGAGCCACAACCACAGCAGGCAACGTCTTCAACTTCTTATCAGGCTTAGGGGATGTGGCCTTTGCATATGCAGGCCACAATGTGGTGCTTGAGATTCAAGCCACTATCCCTTCCACACCGGACTGCCCGTCTAAGAAGCCAATGTGGAAGGGCGTCGTTGTCGCTTATTTGGTGGTCGCGCTCTGTTACTTCCCCGTTGCTTTCGTCGGCTACTTGGTCTTTGGAGATTCTGTTCAAGACAATATTCTTATATCCCTCAACAGACCTGTTTGGCTTATCATTGCTGCCAACTTGTTCGTTGTCATTCATGTTATTGGTAGCTACCAAATCTTCGCTATGCCTGTTTTTGATATGTTGGAGTCTTTCTTGGTTAAGCAAATGAAGTTTCAGCCCTCTCGTTGCCTTCGTTTCGTCACACGAACTACTTACGTTG CCCTCACTATGTTGGTTGCTATGACGTTTCCCTTCTTCGGCGGACTTCTAAGTTTCTTTGGAGGCTTTGCATTTGCTCCCACAACTTACTAT CTGCCTTGCATTATGTGGCTTGCCATCAAAAAGCCAAAACGTTACAGCCTTTCTTGGTTTATTAATTGG ATATGCATAATTATTGGAGTGTTATTGATGGTGCTGGCCCCTATTGGAGCATTAAGGAATATCATTCTTCAAGCGAAgacattcaattttttctcttgA